In Hyalangium ruber, a single window of DNA contains:
- a CDS encoding HEAT repeat domain-containing protein, producing MTRHFLPLHGLPTLALTLSLLAPTLALAGQEGATQDAPALKGESCSVQGLMDQIRRGLGSKSEAYKLYLRTLLRESAVTLPLSELQAAFEREYDPAMAEHLAAALVARTERGLEPEAMELVAQRALGDRDPSIRAATVRALRRTGALERTGDMYERLIRDPSPEVRQEAATNLVEDNIEVYGGRDARAADTAVTVAAASTDPKLTAQILGNIMTGEVSAGSARKLEQLLGNDSAEVRAAASTALGGVPAAEMGSAREALVGMYRGEKDPTVRKAIIQSIARLGFSGAVPELQRLRGVDPSLAPEIDTWIRVLNMDLQEWSLILGAKQRLQQQAR from the coding sequence ATGACACGCCACTTCCTTCCCCTCCATGGGCTCCCCACCCTGGCGCTCACCCTCAGCCTCCTGGCCCCCACCCTGGCCCTCGCCGGGCAGGAGGGCGCCACGCAAGACGCTCCCGCGCTCAAGGGCGAGAGCTGCTCGGTCCAGGGGCTGATGGATCAGATCCGCCGCGGGCTTGGCTCGAAGTCGGAGGCCTACAAGCTCTACCTGCGCACGCTGCTGCGCGAGTCGGCCGTCACCCTGCCCCTGAGCGAGCTGCAGGCGGCCTTCGAGCGCGAGTACGACCCGGCGATGGCCGAGCACCTCGCGGCCGCCCTCGTGGCGAGGACCGAGCGCGGCCTGGAGCCCGAGGCGATGGAGCTCGTCGCCCAGCGGGCCCTGGGAGATCGCGACCCGAGCATCCGCGCCGCCACGGTCCGCGCGCTGCGGCGCACCGGCGCGCTGGAGCGCACGGGGGACATGTACGAGCGACTCATCCGGGACCCCTCGCCCGAGGTGCGCCAGGAGGCCGCGACCAACCTCGTCGAGGACAACATCGAGGTCTACGGCGGGCGGGATGCCCGGGCGGCGGATACCGCCGTCACGGTGGCGGCGGCCTCCACGGATCCGAAGCTGACCGCGCAGATCCTCGGCAACATCATGACCGGAGAGGTCAGCGCCGGCTCGGCGCGCAAGCTCGAGCAATTGCTGGGCAACGACTCGGCCGAGGTGCGCGCGGCGGCCAGCACCGCGCTCGGCGGCGTGCCGGCGGCGGAGATGGGCAGCGCCCGCGAGGCGCTGGTCGGCATGTACCGGGGAGAGAAGGACCCCACGGTACGCAAGGCCATCATTCAGAGCATCGCCCGGCTGGGCTTCTCCGGCGCGGTGCCCGAGCTCCAGCGGCTGCGCGGCGTCGATCCGAGCCTCGCCCCCGAGATCGACACGTGGATTCGCGTTCTCAACATGGACCTTCAGGAGTGGAGCCTGATCCTGGGGGCCAAGCAGCGACTGCAGCAACAGGCTCGGTGA